A region of the Chitinispirillales bacterium genome:
TTTAGTAAAGGAACGCAAATTTCTTCGCGTTCCCCTTTTCAAAAAAAATTGTTTGCTTGGTAAAAAGTTTATGCCTTTATGTCCAAATGATTTTCATCTAATTCATAACCGGGTTTCCAATCGTCAAAAATACTACTGTCAAACGATTGACCGGGTTTCCAGTCGGGGAAGTTTGCCTTTATATGTGCATCCATTCGCTGATCCTCCGCAGAAGCGATTCGCCCTAACGTCCAACTTGCCGACAATCTTTCACTTGGCGGAAGAGTTTTTATATAATCCAGTTTTATTGCACTGCCTTTATCACCGTCTTCTGTGCTCCTTGTTCCGTTGTGATTAGTAATAATTACTTCACGGATATGATCAATCACGGCTTTTTTTATCCAATCTGGGACGGGGACGATTTTTTTCCAACTTACGTCTCCTGGTCTTACCAACATTCCTTCTAAGACGTCACCGGAGGCATACAGTTTCGCAGCCAGCTCTTCATAAGAAAGATTCTTTCCAACCTTATCTTCATCTTTATCAAATAAATCGTCAAGAGGTTTAGTGTTTTTTATATTGAGAAGCTGTTGAAAAACTTTGTAGTTGTCTTTGTTTATGTCGCCTACACGCATAATGTTTTCTCCTTTCTCAGCGTAAAAATAAACGCTTTTTTAACATATCGGCATTATTTTTGTAAAACTTAAATTATGATCAATAAAATAACTTGTGTTTTGACTTATTTGAGTTATTTATAATTTTGTGTAAAATTGTATATAATTGTCTCTCGAAAATAATTTATTTTTAGACTGTAAATTATGTTTTTTGTAAGTTGCGGGATTTTCTTATGACGGAAATGTTTGAAAACGAAGAGTCGATAAGCGTTGAAGAAATTATAGAATTGGCGCTTAGATATATTGATAAAAGCGAAATATCGGCGGTCGTTCGCCCAAAAGGTCTTTTTGCGTTGTTTTCGCGCCGGATTTCTGTAAAAAACAACGAAGACTGGAATTTTACAGGCTATGGCTTACTTGTGGATTATACAATAAATAGCAGCGAAAAACCTGTCGGCAAATGGATAAACATGAAATATATTTCCCTGAATACTTTTCCGCCGCAGACCGTATCGCTTAAATTGCAGCCGCCGCATATAGCAAAAGGATATTTCCAAAATTTCGACAGAACTTCCGAGAATAAAATAGTAGCGATATTTACTCAAGATTCAAATAAAGACGACGAGAATTGTCGGGATATGGAAACCGAAGCGGAAATTTTGCAATTTTCGATAACGGAAAAGGAGTAAAAATGGCGATTCAAATACCTGTCGTAAGATTCAAAAGCAAAGAAAGCGATAAAATATTATCTGATATTGAAAACGGTAGAAGAAGCCGAAACGAAGAAATAGAAAAAGCCGTTCGAGAAATTCTTGACAATATAGCCAGAAACGGTAACAAGGCGCTTTTTGAATACTGTAAAAAGTTTGACGGACGTGATTTGACCGCAAAAAATGTTCGTTTACAGAAAAAATATATAAGTTCGCAGGCGCAAAAAATCGACAAAGACCTTGCAAGAACGATAAAAGAGTCTGCAAAAAGAATCTTTGCCTATCACGAAAAGCAAAAAATCGACGCTTCGTTTTCACTTAAAACGGACGAAGGAGTTTTACGGCAAAAGATACTTCCGCTCAGGCGTGTCGGGCTTTATATTCCTGGCGGACATACGGTTTATCCTTCGACGGTTTTAATGAACGCGATTCCCGCCAAGATAGCCGGAGT
Encoded here:
- a CDS encoding DUF3879 family protein; the protein is MRVGDINKDNYKVFQQLLNIKNTKPLDDLFDKDEDKVGKNLSYEELAAKLYASGDVLEGMLVRPGDVSWKKIVPVPDWIKKAVIDHIREVIITNHNGTRSTEDGDKGSAIKLDYIKTLPPSERLSASWTLGRIASAEDQRMDAHIKANFPDWKPGQSFDSSIFDDWKPGYELDENHLDIKA